The following are encoded in a window of Kaistia algarum genomic DNA:
- a CDS encoding IclR family transcriptional regulator — translation MVSRTPKAEGRPAKSRAAKVAAAADGAPIAGTAKPAYSAPALEKGLDVLELLASLSEGVTPSQIAQRLGRSLQEVYRVVVALERRGYIRRAFGEESLVLSTKLHDLAYGYPPLRRLVEAAQPILKHLAIEAYQAVHLAVLDGLMIRVVAQVDSPAPLGFRLRVGTQNPAARTASGRLLIAFQRPAMQDWLYGAIGEASGEAALGHLKARIEAVHAHGYEMIEGEQLKGITDVSFPILDADGYAPAVLTMPFLSSAAETVPIETASRMLFEAAARITEGFGGRLGEPRFPLESSEEAMASRSRARKSDDP, via the coding sequence GGACGGCCGGCGAAGAGCCGCGCGGCCAAGGTCGCGGCAGCCGCCGACGGAGCTCCGATCGCAGGGACCGCCAAGCCGGCCTATAGCGCCCCGGCGCTCGAGAAGGGCCTCGACGTGCTTGAGCTGCTGGCGAGCCTTTCCGAGGGCGTAACGCCCAGCCAGATCGCCCAGCGTCTTGGCCGTTCGCTGCAGGAGGTTTACCGCGTCGTCGTCGCCCTGGAGCGGCGCGGCTATATTCGCCGTGCCTTCGGCGAGGAGAGCCTTGTCCTCTCCACCAAGCTGCACGATCTCGCCTATGGCTATCCGCCGCTGCGGCGTCTGGTCGAGGCGGCGCAGCCGATCCTCAAGCATCTGGCGATCGAGGCCTATCAGGCCGTCCATCTGGCCGTGCTCGATGGGCTGATGATCCGCGTCGTAGCGCAGGTCGATAGCCCCGCGCCGCTGGGTTTCCGCCTGCGCGTCGGCACGCAGAACCCGGCCGCGCGCACGGCGTCCGGCCGCCTGCTGATCGCATTCCAGCGACCCGCCATGCAGGATTGGCTCTATGGAGCGATCGGCGAGGCCTCGGGCGAGGCCGCGCTCGGCCATCTCAAGGCGCGCATCGAGGCCGTCCATGCCCATGGTTATGAGATGATCGAGGGCGAGCAGCTTAAGGGCATCACCGATGTCAGCTTCCCGATCCTCGATGCCGACGGCTATGCGCCGGCCGTGCTGACCATGCCGTTCCTCTCCTCGGCGGCTGAGACTGTTCCGATCGAGACCGCGTCGCGGATGCTGTTCGAGGCGGCGGCACGCATTACCGAGGGCTTCGGCGGCAGGCTGGGCGAGCCGCGTTTTCCCCTCGAGAGCTCGGAGGAGGCGATGGCCTCGCGCAGCCGCGCTCGAAAATCCGACGATCCTTGA
- a CDS encoding L-rhamnose mutarotase has protein sequence MSDASPTADPPILYLYRLKPGAGPDYDRAHAAVWPEMLALIEKAGIEDYQIWRHEEIVVCRLRTRLGFDASTAILSANDIQRDWTASLAHLFQSIADEDGEPLWLREVFRFAARADS, from the coding sequence ATGAGCGACGCTTCGCCCACGGCTGACCCGCCGATCCTCTATCTCTACCGGCTGAAGCCCGGCGCCGGCCCGGACTATGATCGCGCCCATGCGGCGGTATGGCCGGAGATGCTGGCGCTCATCGAGAAGGCGGGCATCGAGGACTATCAGATCTGGCGGCATGAGGAGATCGTCGTCTGCCGGCTGCGCACCCGTCTCGGCTTCGACGCATCGACCGCTATCCTGTCAGCCAACGATATCCAGCGGGACTGGACCGCCTCGCTCGCGCATCTCTTCCAGTCCATAGCCGACGAGGATGGCGAACCGCTTTGGCTTCGCGAGGTCTTCCGCTTCGCCGCGAGGGCGGATTCATGA
- a CDS encoding carbohydrate ABC transporter permease: MTAIRGVRRRRGESERTSSAAAGGGLARILVTVVLGMIAVVALYPLIFTIVNSFKTRTGFAQNPLGIPDAITFDNYIETFNRMAVPRLFLNSVIVTAGGLVLSTCAALLLAYAVTKLRFRGSNLVFLFIIAMLVIPSQVIIYPLYETILDLGFGSTYSGLILAYAAFGLPISTYLLAAYFRAIPDQLLEAARLDGAGEIRILFSIMLPIATPAIAALSILNFVWMWNDLLLPLVIMGGSDKKTLMVGVALLSGQYDVSIPLVSAGLVVALLPVLIVYLLFQRQILSGAVAGAVR; this comes from the coding sequence ATGACCGCGATCAGAGGCGTCCGCCGACGCAGAGGCGAAAGCGAGCGGACATCCTCGGCGGCGGCCGGCGGTGGGCTCGCCCGGATCCTCGTGACCGTCGTCCTCGGCATGATCGCCGTGGTCGCGCTCTATCCGCTGATCTTCACCATCGTCAATTCGTTCAAGACCCGCACCGGCTTCGCCCAGAATCCGCTGGGCATTCCCGATGCGATCACCTTCGACAACTATATCGAGACTTTCAACCGCATGGCGGTGCCGCGCCTCTTCCTGAACAGCGTCATCGTGACGGCCGGCGGGCTGGTGCTCTCCACCTGCGCGGCGCTGCTGCTCGCCTATGCCGTGACCAAGCTGCGCTTCCGCGGCAGCAATCTGGTCTTCCTGTTCATCATCGCCATGCTGGTCATACCGAGCCAGGTGATCATCTATCCCCTCTACGAAACCATTCTCGATTTAGGCTTCGGCAGCACCTATTCCGGCCTGATCCTCGCCTATGCAGCCTTCGGCCTGCCGATCAGCACCTATCTGCTCGCGGCCTATTTCCGCGCCATTCCCGACCAGTTGCTGGAAGCTGCCCGGCTCGACGGCGCCGGCGAGATCCGCATCCTGTTCTCGATCATGCTGCCGATCGCGACACCGGCCATCGCGGCGCTGTCGATCCTCAACTTCGTCTGGATGTGGAACGACCTGCTGCTGCCGCTGGTGATCATGGGCGGCTCCGACAAGAAGACACTGATGGTCGGCGTCGCACTGCTCTCCGGCCAGTACGACGTCTCGATCCCGCTGGTCTCGGCCGGCCTCGTCGTGGCGCTGCTGCCGGTGCTGATCGTCTATCTATTGTTCCAGCGCCAGATCCTGTCGGGCGCCGTCGCCGGAGCGGTGCGATGA
- a CDS encoding carbohydrate ABC transporter permease, with protein MAAAVDDLSRPAPQAGSRSIQRGVRRETLLALTFIVPGVTLAVLFKLVPLLRGFYLSLLETQGFEDPTFAGLANYRTMLDDPVFLGSFRNAMVAFATLPVWVLLPLVLAVLIFQRSPGWKFFRATFFLPYMIAPIVVGIMFRQILAPDGPLNALLRAIGLAPLAIEWLNGPNSALLSLTAVALWSFFGLGVLTYLSGLATISEDIIEAARLDGAGFWSLLFRIIMPLIKPVIGYWTVLCTSGILIWMFPLIYALTKGGPGNATTLPEYLVFTTTFQFMNRGLGAAIGMALFVFVAIVSAFVVRRMYAEGRTS; from the coding sequence ATGGCCGCCGCCGTCGACGATCTGTCACGCCCCGCCCCGCAGGCAGGATCCCGAAGCATCCAGCGCGGGGTGCGGCGCGAAACGCTTCTCGCCCTCACCTTCATCGTGCCGGGCGTGACGCTCGCCGTGCTGTTCAAGCTCGTGCCGCTGCTGCGCGGCTTCTATCTGAGCCTTCTGGAGACGCAAGGTTTCGAGGACCCGACCTTTGCCGGCCTTGCCAACTACCGGACCATGCTGGACGACCCGGTGTTCCTCGGCTCGTTCCGCAACGCGATGGTCGCCTTTGCGACGCTGCCGGTCTGGGTCCTGCTGCCGCTTGTGCTCGCCGTGCTGATCTTCCAGCGCTCGCCGGGGTGGAAGTTCTTCCGCGCGACCTTCTTCCTGCCCTACATGATCGCGCCGATCGTCGTCGGCATCATGTTTCGCCAGATCCTGGCACCCGACGGCCCCCTCAATGCGCTGCTGCGCGCGATCGGACTCGCGCCGCTCGCCATCGAGTGGCTGAACGGGCCGAACAGCGCCCTGCTCTCGCTCACCGCCGTGGCGCTCTGGAGCTTCTTCGGCCTCGGCGTGCTGACCTATCTCTCCGGTCTCGCCACCATTTCCGAAGACATCATCGAGGCGGCGCGACTCGACGGGGCCGGCTTCTGGAGCCTGCTGTTCCGGATCATCATGCCGCTGATCAAGCCGGTGATCGGCTATTGGACGGTGCTGTGCACCTCCGGCATCCTGATCTGGATGTTCCCACTCATCTACGCATTGACCAAGGGCGGGCCCGGCAACGCGACGACGCTGCCCGAATATCTCGTCTTCACCACCACGTTCCAATTCATGAATCGCGGCCTCGGCGCGGCGATCGGCATGGCGCTATTCGTCTTCGTCGCCATCGTCTCCGCCTTTGTCGTCCGCCGCATGTATGCCGAGGGCAGGACGTCATGA
- a CDS encoding ABC transporter substrate-binding protein yields the protein MKPVSSRTGRIGRRLAQSAFCLAAAATMALPMATLAHAADVTTIKVLNWEPGGADYWKALVAAFEKDNPDIKVELETVPFDRYPEVQGPYIATKSGPDVMENNAGLELYDRRSAYAELPADVLEAGKGLITYSGGCLNFDTSKACYGLPFGYQGNVLYYNKKVLTEAGLDPANPPRTWDEMDAACAKVKAIGKTCLALGLSGVFPAYWDFPEVARNYLTEDDMRAMLVGKMPWTDPKMVNILKGLASITQKGWANSSAPSITMLPDGADIFQSGNAAFAGTIISDAVNWAAFDKALGSENVGATRWPTLVADAPLANSFSGIESSVFGVSSWSDKKDAAFKFVKWMAGKENAALLTKVAGGISLSKDVDPSALPQSPALAQILEIIKKPTLHAGVILSGQEADALARGWQEVTLGQISIEDWTARMQKALEQSPSKRQ from the coding sequence ATGAAGCCAGTTTCATCGCGGACGGGCCGGATCGGCCGCCGCCTCGCGCAATCGGCGTTCTGCCTCGCCGCCGCCGCAACCATGGCCCTGCCGATGGCGACGCTCGCCCATGCGGCCGACGTCACCACGATCAAGGTGCTGAACTGGGAGCCGGGCGGCGCCGACTATTGGAAGGCGCTGGTCGCCGCCTTCGAGAAGGACAATCCCGACATCAAGGTCGAGCTGGAAACCGTTCCGTTCGACCGCTATCCGGAGGTCCAGGGCCCCTATATCGCGACCAAGAGCGGTCCAGACGTTATGGAGAACAATGCCGGGCTTGAGCTCTACGACCGCCGCAGCGCCTATGCCGAGCTGCCGGCCGACGTGCTCGAAGCCGGCAAGGGCCTGATCACCTATTCCGGCGGCTGCCTCAACTTCGATACGTCCAAAGCCTGCTACGGCCTGCCCTTCGGCTATCAGGGCAATGTCCTCTATTACAACAAGAAGGTCCTGACCGAGGCTGGCCTCGACCCGGCCAATCCGCCCAGGACCTGGGACGAGATGGACGCGGCCTGCGCCAAGGTGAAGGCGATCGGCAAGACCTGTCTCGCCCTCGGCCTTTCCGGCGTCTTCCCGGCCTATTGGGACTTTCCGGAAGTCGCCCGCAACTACCTGACCGAAGACGACATGCGCGCCATGCTCGTCGGCAAGATGCCCTGGACCGACCCGAAGATGGTCAACATCCTGAAGGGCCTCGCTTCGATCACGCAGAAGGGCTGGGCCAATTCCTCGGCACCCTCGATCACCATGCTTCCCGATGGCGCCGACATCTTCCAGAGCGGCAATGCCGCTTTCGCCGGCACCATCATCTCCGACGCGGTGAACTGGGCCGCCTTCGACAAGGCGCTCGGCTCTGAGAATGTCGGCGCGACGCGCTGGCCGACCCTCGTTGCCGATGCACCGCTCGCGAACAGCTTCTCCGGCATCGAAAGCTCGGTTTTCGGCGTCTCGTCCTGGAGCGACAAGAAGGATGCGGCCTTCAAATTCGTGAAGTGGATGGCCGGCAAGGAGAATGCCGCACTGCTGACCAAGGTGGCCGGCGGCATCTCGCTTTCCAAGGATGTCGATCCCTCGGCATTGCCGCAGTCGCCAGCCCTCGCCCAGATCCTCGAGATCATCAAGAAGCCGACACTGCATGCCGGCGTGATCCTCTCCGGCCAGGAAGCCGATGCGCTCGCCCGCGGCTGGCAGGAAGTGACCCTCGGCCAGATCTCGATCGAGGACTGGACCGCGCGCATGCAGAAGGCGCTCGAGCAGAGCCCGAGCAAGCGCCAGTAA
- a CDS encoding Gfo/Idh/MocA family protein → MSAALSLGTDTPLQQTWPMPSRPRPITIIGAGGIVSDAHLPAYRKIGLPVARIFDLDGAKARAVAEQFAVPVVHESFEAAVAATGADGIFDLALPPDAILGAVRRLPENSVALIQKPLGTGLAEARRIVAALDEKHITAATNFQLRFTPSMLAIRDAVRRGLLGDIVELEVHLAVYMPWELWAFIPRLDAVEIPLHSIHYLDWIRSVLGEPRSAYAKAVPHPRYPDLKDARSSIILDYGAMARCCLSLNHTYNYGPKHIEATIRVEGTKGCARLELGYLIDYVKPHPEKLEIITEGGDWTEVPLVGERVPDAFGAVMSNLQRYAAGEDASLDTDVHDSIRTMALVDACLASSRLGGVVPEAI, encoded by the coding sequence ATGTCGGCTGCGCTCTCCCTCGGTACGGACACGCCCTTGCAGCAGACATGGCCGATGCCGAGCCGGCCGCGTCCCATAACGATCATCGGAGCGGGCGGCATCGTCTCGGACGCGCATCTGCCGGCCTACCGCAAGATCGGCCTACCGGTGGCGCGCATCTTCGATCTCGATGGCGCCAAGGCACGCGCCGTGGCGGAGCAGTTTGCGGTTCCGGTCGTGCATGAAAGCTTCGAGGCGGCGGTAGCGGCAACGGGCGCCGACGGCATCTTCGATCTGGCCTTGCCGCCGGACGCCATTCTGGGTGCGGTCCGGCGCCTGCCGGAGAACAGCGTTGCACTGATCCAGAAGCCACTCGGCACCGGCCTTGCCGAGGCCCGCCGGATCGTTGCCGCGCTCGACGAAAAACACATCACGGCGGCGACCAACTTCCAGCTTCGCTTCACGCCGTCCATGCTGGCGATCCGCGACGCGGTTCGGCGCGGGCTGCTGGGTGATATCGTCGAGCTGGAAGTCCATCTCGCCGTCTACATGCCTTGGGAGCTATGGGCCTTCATCCCGAGGCTCGACGCGGTCGAGATCCCGTTGCACTCGATCCATTATCTCGACTGGATCCGCTCGGTCCTCGGCGAGCCGCGGAGCGCCTATGCCAAGGCGGTGCCGCATCCGCGCTATCCCGATTTGAAAGATGCGCGATCCTCGATCATCCTCGACTATGGCGCCATGGCCCGCTGCTGCCTCTCGCTCAACCACACCTATAATTACGGCCCGAAGCATATCGAGGCGACCATCCGCGTCGAGGGCACCAAGGGCTGCGCCCGGCTCGAACTCGGCTATCTGATCGACTATGTGAAGCCGCATCCCGAAAAGCTGGAGATCATTACCGAGGGCGGTGATTGGACCGAGGTCCCGCTTGTCGGCGAGCGTGTGCCCGACGCCTTCGGCGCCGTCATGTCCAATCTGCAGCGCTATGCGGCCGGCGAGGATGCGAGCCTCGATACCGACGTGCATGATTCCATCCGCACCATGGCGCTGGTCGATGCCTGCCTCGCTTCCAGCCGCCTCGGCGGCGTCGTGCCCGAGGCGATCTGA
- a CDS encoding amidohydrolase family protein yields MADNLYDGPIVDPHHHLWDRSLHRHAWLEGASDPALADQLPADYHAAVSGHNVVASVHVEANWDPANPYGEVEWLDGLDRSGGIAARYVAGANLADPKVEALLARYAAHPRVVGIRDILSWHPDPAKRFVDQRERMNDPSWQRGLACLAGHSLSFDLMITPWQMDSAARLVADFPETFFVLNHCGSPIDRDREGMAHWRRGLRELARAPNLALKISDPVAYDPDWTLESLRPVVLDCIDAFTPAQCLFASDYPVVALHASFGAIYDAFKTIVSGFSDSEQRAMFEANARAAYRLPDEF; encoded by the coding sequence ATGGCGGATAACCTCTATGACGGGCCGATCGTCGATCCCCATCATCATCTCTGGGATCGCAGCCTGCATCGCCATGCCTGGCTGGAGGGCGCCAGCGACCCGGCGCTGGCCGACCAATTGCCGGCGGACTATCACGCCGCGGTCTCCGGGCACAATGTCGTTGCGAGCGTGCATGTCGAAGCCAATTGGGATCCGGCCAACCCTTATGGCGAGGTTGAATGGCTGGACGGGCTCGATCGGTCCGGCGGCATCGCCGCGCGTTATGTCGCCGGCGCGAATCTCGCCGATCCGAAGGTCGAGGCGCTGCTGGCGCGCTATGCGGCGCATCCCCGTGTGGTTGGCATCCGCGACATACTGAGCTGGCACCCGGATCCGGCGAAGCGCTTCGTCGATCAGCGCGAGCGGATGAACGATCCCTCGTGGCAGCGTGGGCTCGCCTGTCTCGCCGGTCACAGTCTGAGTTTCGATCTGATGATAACGCCCTGGCAGATGGACAGCGCGGCACGGCTCGTCGCCGATTTCCCCGAGACGTTCTTCGTCCTCAATCATTGCGGCAGCCCGATCGACCGCGATCGCGAGGGCATGGCGCATTGGCGTCGCGGGCTCCGAGAATTGGCGCGGGCGCCCAATCTGGCGCTGAAGATCTCCGATCCGGTCGCCTATGACCCGGACTGGACGCTGGAAAGCCTGCGTCCGGTGGTGCTCGACTGCATCGACGCCTTCACACCCGCGCAATGCCTGTTCGCCAGCGACTATCCGGTCGTTGCCCTGCATGCGTCGTTCGGCGCGATCTACGATGCCTTCAAGACGATCGTTTCCGGCTTCAGCGACAGCGAGCAGCGCGCGATGTTCGAGGCGAATGCCCGTGCCGCATATCGTCTGCCAGACGAGTTCTAG
- a CDS encoding TetR/AcrR family transcriptional regulator, with translation MTKRQMAAPKAGRSVPAAASDETVSARAEAKAPRGRLRSVSKTDASPATSETLLNVALDLFADQNYSTVTIKDIAKATGFNPSLMYYYFGSKEELFLKAVEMTVAAAFEKFEKIRDNAKSPDEVIASWIEIHITQFQLMQKLAKVSLDYASTHNRTEKIDEAIRTFYEKEAVVLGQAIREGVESGIFKPTRPKQMATFISTFLDGALFRNMMFPDFNYRAAIRSMRTIILDRLRNGTEG, from the coding sequence ATGACCAAGAGGCAGATGGCGGCGCCGAAAGCTGGACGAAGCGTGCCGGCCGCGGCGTCGGACGAGACGGTATCTGCGAGGGCCGAAGCCAAGGCGCCGCGCGGCCGGCTGCGCTCCGTCTCCAAGACCGATGCAAGTCCGGCGACATCCGAAACGCTGCTCAACGTCGCGCTCGACCTGTTCGCCGACCAGAACTATTCCACCGTGACGATCAAGGACATCGCCAAGGCGACGGGCTTCAACCCGTCGCTGATGTATTATTATTTCGGCAGCAAGGAAGAACTGTTCCTGAAGGCCGTGGAGATGACCGTGGCGGCCGCCTTTGAGAAATTCGAGAAGATCCGCGACAACGCCAAGTCGCCCGACGAGGTCATCGCTTCCTGGATCGAGATCCACATCACGCAATTCCAGCTGATGCAGAAACTCGCCAAGGTCAGCCTCGACTATGCGAGCACGCATAACCGGACCGAGAAGATCGACGAGGCGATCCGCACCTTTTACGAGAAGGAAGCCGTGGTGCTCGGCCAGGCGATCCGCGAAGGCGTCGAAAGCGGCATCTTCAAGCCGACGCGGCCGAAGCAGATGGCGACCTTCATTTCTACCTTCCTCGACGGCGCCCTGTTCCGCAACATGATGTTCCCGGACTTCAATTACCGCGCCGCCATCCGCTCCATGCGCACGATCATCCTTGACCGCCTGCGCAATGGAACGGAAGGCTAG